A genomic stretch from Mycobacterium malmoense includes:
- the egtB gene encoding ergothioneine biosynthesis protein EgtB: protein MTLRDKLADDLARARTRTLRLVDFDDAELRRQYDPLMSPLVWDLAHIGQQEELWLLRGGDPARPGILPPAVDGLYDAFEHSRASRVELPLLSPERARSYCRTVRSAALDALDALPEGGDGFVYGMVVSHENQHDETMLQALNLRPGAPLLRDASIVPAGRPAVAGTSVLVPGGPFVLGVDAASEPYSLDNERPAHVVDLPAFRIGRVPVTNGEWRQFIDDGGYDQPRWWSERGWQHRQSAGLTAPQFWSPDGRTRARFGYVEDVPPDEPVQHVSYFEAEAYAAWAGARLPSEMEWEKACAWDPATGSRRRYPWGATDPAENLVNLGGNALRPAPVGAYPAGASAYGVEQMLGDVWEWTSSPLRPWPGFVPMIYERYSQPFFDGDYRVLRGGSWAVEPAILRPSFRNWDHPYRRQIFSGVRLAWPVEDPA, encoded by the coding sequence GTGACTCTCCGGGACAAGCTTGCCGACGATTTGGCGCGCGCGCGGACGCGGACGTTGCGGCTGGTGGACTTCGACGACGCCGAACTACGCCGGCAATACGACCCGCTGATGAGCCCGCTGGTGTGGGACCTGGCGCACATCGGCCAGCAAGAAGAGCTGTGGCTGTTGCGCGGCGGCGATCCGGCCCGGCCCGGGATTTTGCCGCCGGCCGTCGACGGACTCTACGACGCCTTCGAACACTCCCGCGCCAGCCGCGTCGAATTGCCGCTGCTGTCCCCCGAGCGGGCGCGGTCGTATTGCCGGACCGTGCGGTCCGCGGCGCTGGACGCCCTGGATGCCCTGCCCGAAGGCGGCGACGGCTTCGTCTACGGCATGGTGGTCAGCCACGAAAACCAGCACGACGAGACCATGCTGCAGGCGTTGAACCTGCGCCCCGGCGCCCCGCTGCTGCGCGACGCGTCGATTGTGCCGGCCGGCCGCCCGGCGGTGGCCGGCACGTCGGTGCTGGTCCCCGGCGGCCCGTTCGTGCTGGGCGTGGACGCCGCGAGCGAACCGTATTCGCTGGACAACGAACGCCCCGCCCACGTCGTCGACCTACCCGCGTTCCGGATCGGCCGGGTTCCGGTCACCAACGGCGAATGGCGACAGTTCATCGACGACGGCGGCTACGACCAGCCGCGCTGGTGGTCCGAGCGCGGCTGGCAACACCGGCAGAGCGCGGGCCTGACCGCGCCGCAGTTCTGGAGTCCCGACGGGCGAACCCGCGCCAGGTTCGGCTACGTCGAAGACGTTCCCCCCGACGAGCCGGTGCAGCACGTCAGCTACTTCGAGGCCGAGGCCTATGCGGCCTGGGCCGGTGCCCGGCTGCCCAGCGAGATGGAGTGGGAGAAGGCGTGCGCGTGGGATCCGGCGACCGGTTCCCGGCGTCGTTACCCGTGGGGTGCAACGGATCCCGCGGAAAACCTTGTCAACCTGGGTGGCAACGCGCTGCGTCCGGCGCCCGTCGGCGCCTACCCGGCCGGCGCGTCGGCCTACGGGGTGGAGCAGATGCTGGGCGACGTCTGGGAGTGGACCTCCTCGCCGCTGCGGCCCTGGCCGGGTTTCGTCCCGATGATCTACGAGCGCTACTCGCAACCGTTCTTCGACGGCGACTACCGGGTGCTGCGGGGCGGCTCGTGGGCCGTGGAGCCCGCCATCCTGCGGCCCAGTTTCCGCAACTGGGACCATCCGTACCGCCGCCAGATCTTCTCCGGCGTCCGGTTGGCGTGGCCCGTCGAGGATCCCGCCTGA
- the egtA gene encoding ergothioneine biosynthesis glutamate--cysteine ligase EgtA codes for MTLAAISAAAQPDTAEIADSSAAAHYIADGCLRDSPVRCVGLEMEGHCHDPADPYRRPSWDEISEVLGVLPALPGGSRITVEPGGAVELSGPPIDGVVAAIGAMNRDQAVLRSAFADAGLGLVFLGADPLRPPKRVNPGARYRAMEQFFGASRSGEAGAAMMTSTASIQVNLDAGPQDGWAARVRLAHALGPTMIAIAANSPMLGGEFTGWVSTRQRVWGQMDSARCGPILGASGDDPATDWARYALKAPVMLVHNPDAAAVTHWVPFADWVDGRVLLGGRRPTIPDLEYHLTTLFPPVRPRRWLEIRYLDSAPDAFWPAVVFTLVALLDDPVAADIAAEAVEPVATAWDTAARVGLRDRRLYEAANTCVAVAAERAPAELTDAMQRLVGSVEQGRCPGDDFSDQVIEHGIAAEVSRAARLTQGGP; via the coding sequence ATGACGCTCGCCGCTATCAGCGCCGCCGCGCAACCGGATACCGCCGAGATCGCCGACTCCTCGGCCGCCGCGCATTACATCGCCGACGGCTGCCTGCGGGATTCCCCCGTGCGGTGCGTCGGCCTGGAGATGGAAGGGCACTGTCACGACCCGGCGGACCCCTACCGCAGGCCAAGCTGGGACGAGATCAGCGAGGTCCTCGGCGTTCTGCCGGCTCTGCCCGGCGGCAGCCGGATCACCGTGGAACCGGGCGGCGCCGTCGAACTGTCCGGGCCGCCCATCGACGGCGTGGTGGCCGCCATCGGTGCGATGAATCGAGACCAGGCCGTGCTCCGGTCGGCCTTCGCCGACGCCGGGCTGGGCTTGGTCTTCCTCGGGGCGGATCCGCTGCGGCCGCCCAAGCGCGTCAACCCGGGCGCGCGCTACCGCGCCATGGAACAGTTCTTCGGTGCCAGCCGCTCCGGGGAAGCGGGCGCGGCGATGATGACGTCCACCGCGTCGATTCAGGTCAATCTGGATGCCGGGCCGCAGGACGGATGGGCGGCGCGGGTACGGCTGGCGCACGCGCTGGGGCCCACGATGATCGCGATCGCCGCCAACTCCCCGATGCTGGGCGGCGAGTTCACCGGTTGGGTCTCCACCCGGCAGCGGGTGTGGGGCCAGATGGACTCGGCGCGCTGTGGGCCCATCCTGGGTGCCAGCGGCGACGACCCCGCCACCGACTGGGCGCGCTACGCGCTCAAGGCCCCGGTGATGCTGGTGCACAACCCGGACGCGGCGGCGGTCACGCATTGGGTGCCCTTCGCCGACTGGGTGGACGGCCGGGTGTTGCTCGGCGGTCGCCGCCCGACCATCCCCGACCTGGAATACCACCTGACCACACTGTTCCCGCCGGTGCGCCCGAGGCGGTGGCTGGAAATCCGCTACCTCGACAGCGCCCCGGACGCCTTCTGGCCCGCCGTGGTGTTCACGCTGGTGGCCCTGCTCGACGACCCGGTCGCCGCCGACATCGCGGCCGAGGCCGTCGAACCGGTGGCCACCGCCTGGGACACCGCGGCCCGGGTCGGTCTGCGTGACCGGCGGCTGTATGAGGCCGCCAACACGTGTGTGGCCGTCGCCGCCGAGAGGGCGCCGGCCGAGCTCACCGACGCGATGCAGCGGCTGGTCGGCAGCGTCGAGCAGGGCCGATGTCCCGGCGACGACTTTTCCGACCAAGTGATCGAGCACGGCATCGCGGCAGAGGTTTCGAGGGCCGCGCGATTGACGCAAGGGGGCCCGTGA
- a CDS encoding sensor domain-containing protein yields MRISTAVATVGVAVGGALGIPVAAAHPSDPGVVNYAVLGKGSVGNIVGGPMGWESVFTQPFQSYSVDVPVCNNWADIGLPEVYDDPDLASFNGATTQTSANDQTHYVKQAIGVFATDDAAGRAFHRVVDRTVGCSGQTTAMHLDNGITQVWSFDGGPATGVDANWTKQEAGTDRRCFDQTRLRENVLLQAKVCQSGNAGPAVNVLAGAMQNALGQ; encoded by the coding sequence ATGCGGATCTCCACCGCGGTGGCAACCGTCGGTGTGGCGGTCGGGGGAGCGTTGGGCATCCCGGTCGCGGCCGCTCACCCGTCGGACCCGGGCGTGGTGAACTACGCGGTCCTCGGCAAGGGATCGGTCGGCAATATTGTCGGCGGGCCAATGGGATGGGAATCGGTGTTCACCCAGCCGTTCCAGAGCTATTCGGTCGATGTCCCGGTGTGCAACAACTGGGCGGACATCGGGCTGCCCGAGGTGTATGACGACCCGGATCTGGCGTCGTTCAACGGAGCCACCACCCAGACGTCGGCGAACGATCAGACCCACTACGTCAAACAGGCGATCGGGGTCTTCGCCACCGACGACGCCGCGGGCCGGGCCTTCCATCGGGTCGTGGACCGGACCGTTGGTTGCTCGGGACAGACCACGGCGATGCACCTGGACAACGGGATCACCCAGGTGTGGTCGTTCGACGGCGGGCCGGCGACCGGTGTCGACGCGAATTGGACCAAGCAGGAAGCGGGCACCGACCGCCGGTGCTTCGATCAAACCAGGCTGCGCGAAAACGTGTTGCTGCAAGCCAAAGTCTGCCAGTCTGGGAACGCCGGTCCCGCGGTCAACGTCTTGGCCGGGGCTATGCAGAACGCGCTGGGTCAGTAG
- a CDS encoding organic hydroperoxide resistance protein — translation MTIEVVYTTESTATGGGRDGHVKSDDGRIDLDTRPPKAMGGNGEGTNPEQLFSAGYAACFLGALRLVAGRSKVKLDDATSVSVQIGFGKDSAGGFGLTGKVVGHLPGLEQSVADDLVHQAHQVCPYSKATRGNVDVDVSAKV, via the coding sequence ATGACCATCGAAGTCGTGTACACCACCGAATCCACCGCGACGGGCGGCGGCCGTGACGGCCACGTGAAGTCCGACGACGGCCGCATCGACCTCGACACCCGGCCGCCGAAGGCGATGGGCGGCAACGGCGAAGGCACCAATCCCGAGCAGTTGTTCTCCGCCGGGTATGCCGCCTGCTTCCTGGGCGCGCTGCGGCTGGTGGCCGGCAGGTCGAAGGTCAAGCTCGACGACGCGACCAGCGTGTCCGTCCAGATCGGATTCGGCAAGGATTCCGCGGGCGGATTCGGGCTCACCGGCAAGGTCGTCGGCCACCTTCCGGGCCTGGAACAAAGCGTCGCGGACGACTTGGTGCACCAGGCCCATCAGGTGTGCCCGTATTCCAAGGCCACCCGGGGCAACGTCGACGTCGACGTGTCGGCCAAGGTCTAG
- a CDS encoding catalase, whose product MTERYTTNDAGIAAPSDDQSLTIGPDGPILLQDHYLIEQMAMFNRERIPERQPHAKGGGAFGHFEVTNDVSKYTRAAVFQPGTKTEMLARFSTVAGERGSPDTWRDPRGFALKFYTTEGNFDMVGNNTPVFFMRDPLKFQHFIRSQKRLQASNVRDNNMQWDFWTLSPESAHQVTWLMGDRGIPKNWRHMNGYSSHAYSWINAAGEVFWVKYHFKTDQGVEFLTQEEADRLAGEDGDYHQRDLYEAIERGDYPSWTLKVQIMPFEEAKTYRFNPFDLTKVWPHADYPLIEVGRMTLDRNVTDYHTEIEQAAFEPNNIVPGTGLSPDKMLLARGFSYADAHRARLGTNYKHIPVNSPKVEVNSYSKDGAMRMKNVSDPVYAPNSYGGPQADPARAAEVHWHADGQMIRAAYTLHAEDDDWGQAGTMVREVLDDAARERLVHNIVGHVCKGVKEPVLSRVFEYWRNVDPDLGKLVEEGVRANSS is encoded by the coding sequence ATGACGGAGCGCTACACCACCAATGACGCCGGCATCGCTGCACCCAGTGACGACCAGTCGCTGACCATCGGTCCCGACGGCCCCATCCTGCTGCAGGACCACTACCTGATCGAGCAGATGGCGATGTTCAACCGGGAGCGCATCCCGGAACGCCAACCGCACGCGAAGGGCGGCGGCGCGTTCGGCCACTTCGAGGTGACTAACGACGTCAGCAAGTACACCAGGGCCGCGGTATTCCAGCCGGGGACCAAGACCGAAATGCTGGCGAGGTTTTCCACCGTCGCCGGCGAGCGCGGGAGCCCGGACACCTGGCGGGACCCGCGCGGCTTCGCGCTGAAGTTCTACACCACCGAGGGCAACTTCGACATGGTCGGCAACAACACGCCGGTCTTCTTCATGCGTGACCCGCTGAAGTTCCAGCACTTCATCCGGTCCCAAAAGCGCCTGCAGGCCAGCAACGTGCGCGACAACAACATGCAGTGGGACTTCTGGACGCTCTCGCCGGAGTCGGCGCACCAGGTCACCTGGCTGATGGGGGATCGCGGCATCCCGAAGAACTGGCGGCACATGAACGGCTACAGCAGCCACGCCTACAGCTGGATCAACGCCGCCGGCGAGGTCTTCTGGGTGAAGTACCACTTCAAGACGGACCAGGGTGTCGAGTTCCTGACCCAGGAGGAAGCCGACCGGCTGGCCGGCGAGGACGGCGACTACCACCAGCGCGACCTCTACGAGGCGATCGAGCGCGGCGACTACCCGAGCTGGACGCTGAAGGTGCAGATCATGCCGTTCGAGGAGGCCAAGACCTACCGGTTCAACCCGTTCGACCTGACGAAGGTGTGGCCACACGCCGACTACCCGTTGATCGAGGTCGGCAGGATGACGCTGGACCGCAACGTCACCGACTACCACACCGAGATCGAGCAGGCCGCCTTCGAGCCGAACAACATCGTGCCCGGCACCGGGCTGAGCCCGGACAAGATGCTGCTGGCTCGCGGCTTCTCCTACGCCGACGCGCATCGCGCACGGCTGGGAACCAATTACAAGCACATCCCGGTCAACTCGCCGAAGGTCGAGGTGAACAGCTACTCCAAGGACGGCGCCATGCGGATGAAGAACGTCTCCGATCCCGTGTATGCGCCCAACTCCTACGGCGGCCCGCAGGCCGATCCGGCCCGCGCCGCCGAGGTGCACTGGCACGCCGACGGGCAGATGATCCGCGCCGCGTACACGCTGCACGCCGAGGACGACGACTGGGGACAGGCGGGCACCATGGTCCGCGAGGTGCTCGACGACGCGGCCCGGGAACGCTTGGTGCACAACATCGTTGGCCACGTCTGCAAAGGGGTCAAGGAGCCGGTGCTGTCACGGGTGTTCGAGTACTGGCGCAACGTCGACCCCGATCTGGGCAAGTTGGTCGAAGAAGGGGTGCGGGCCAACTCGAGTTGA
- a CDS encoding DUF4185 domain-containing protein has protein sequence MCLLVPQAVWIDAARADPPAPEPEPILQPLAPGQVLRIGPTAGTGTPTRDYGIGATDLCEFIEFPTELLQVCGDSFAGQGVGFGGWYSPVALHVDTASVDDPAGVRYTGVTGISKPLLADPTPPGDSQLPAGVVQINRRNYLMVTTTRNLVPLNSRLVTPEPAHGGWQTVAGSRRVASYQGGSQTQISGYYDPIPSADSPTGWVYIVANSFTRQDPVLLYRATPQTFTDRSRWQGWASGPEGGWNKPPTPLWPDQVGEMSIREIDGKAVLSYFNASTGNMEVRVANDPTELGTAPVTTVVQHDEWPEPAESLPPPYDNRLAQPYGGYISPGSTLDELRIFVSQWDTRARVSAPYRVIQFAVNPFKPGSEG, from the coding sequence ATGTGTTTGCTTGTGCCGCAAGCTGTTTGGATCGATGCCGCGCGTGCCGATCCGCCAGCTCCGGAGCCGGAGCCCATCCTGCAGCCGCTGGCACCGGGTCAGGTGCTGCGGATCGGCCCGACGGCCGGCACCGGAACCCCCACCCGGGACTACGGCATCGGCGCCACCGACCTGTGTGAGTTCATTGAGTTCCCCACCGAGCTGCTGCAGGTCTGCGGCGACAGCTTCGCCGGCCAGGGTGTCGGGTTCGGCGGCTGGTACTCGCCGGTCGCGCTGCACGTCGACACCGCGTCGGTCGACGACCCCGCCGGGGTGCGCTACACCGGCGTCACCGGCATCAGCAAACCGCTGCTGGCCGACCCCACGCCGCCGGGGGACTCGCAGCTGCCCGCCGGCGTGGTCCAGATCAACCGGCGCAACTACCTGATGGTGACCACGACCCGCAACCTCGTGCCGCTGAACTCGCGGCTGGTGACGCCGGAGCCGGCGCATGGCGGCTGGCAGACCGTTGCGGGGTCCCGCCGCGTCGCGTCCTACCAGGGCGGCTCGCAGACGCAGATCAGCGGCTACTACGACCCGATCCCCAGCGCCGATTCGCCGACCGGCTGGGTCTACATCGTGGCCAACAGCTTCACCCGCCAGGACCCGGTGCTGCTGTACCGGGCCACGCCGCAAACGTTCACCGACCGGTCCCGGTGGCAGGGCTGGGCGTCGGGACCCGAGGGCGGGTGGAACAAGCCGCCGACGCCCCTGTGGCCCGACCAGGTGGGCGAGATGTCCATCAGGGAGATCGACGGCAAGGCGGTGCTGTCGTATTTCAACGCCAGCACCGGCAACATGGAGGTCCGGGTGGCCAACGACCCGACAGAGCTGGGCACCGCGCCCGTGACGACGGTGGTGCAACACGACGAGTGGCCCGAACCCGCCGAAAGCCTGCCGCCGCCCTACGACAACCGGCTCGCACAACCCTACGGCGGCTACATATCACCCGGCTCCACCCTCGATGAGCTGCGGATTTTCGTCAGCCAGTGGGACACCCGCGCCCGGGTAAGCGCGCCCTACCGGGTGATCCAGTTTGCGGTCAACCCGTTCAAGCCCGGCTCGGAGGGCTAA
- a CDS encoding aspartate-semialdehyde dehydrogenase has product MVAIGVVGATGQVGQVMRTLLDERDFPATTVRFFASARSQGRKLAFRGQEIEVEDAATADPTGLDIALFSAGAAMSRVQAPRFAAAGVTVIDNSSAWRKDPDVPLVVSEVNFSRDAHRRPKGIIANPNCTTMAAMPVLKVLHDEAQLVRLVVSSYQAVSGSGLAGVEELATQARAVVGEAERLVHDGGAVEFPAPKTYVAPIAFNVVPLAGSLVDDDSGETDEDQKLRFESRKILGIPDLRVSGTCVRVPVFTGHSLSINAEFAQPLSPERARDLLEGAPGVKLVDVPTPLAAAGVDESLVGRIRHDPGVPDGRGLALFVSGDNLRKGAALNTIQIAELLAAEIRPAL; this is encoded by the coding sequence ATGGTCGCGATCGGCGTCGTGGGTGCCACCGGTCAGGTGGGCCAGGTGATGCGCACGCTGCTCGACGAGCGGGACTTCCCGGCGACCACGGTGCGGTTTTTCGCGTCGGCCCGCTCGCAGGGCCGCAAGCTCGCGTTCCGCGGCCAGGAGATCGAGGTCGAAGACGCCGCGACGGCGGACCCGACCGGGCTGGACATCGCGTTGTTCTCCGCCGGCGCGGCGATGTCGCGGGTGCAGGCGCCGCGGTTTGCCGCGGCCGGAGTCACGGTGATCGACAACTCCTCGGCGTGGCGCAAGGACCCGGACGTGCCGTTGGTGGTCTCCGAGGTGAACTTCTCACGCGACGCGCATCGCCGGCCCAAGGGCATCATCGCCAACCCGAACTGCACCACCATGGCCGCGATGCCGGTGCTCAAGGTGCTGCACGACGAGGCTCAACTGGTGCGTCTGGTGGTGTCGAGCTATCAAGCGGTGTCCGGCAGCGGCCTGGCCGGTGTCGAGGAGTTGGCCACCCAGGCGCGTGCGGTGGTCGGCGAGGCCGAGCGGCTGGTGCACGACGGCGGCGCGGTCGAGTTCCCGGCCCCCAAGACTTATGTGGCGCCGATCGCGTTCAACGTGGTGCCGCTGGCCGGATCGCTGGTGGACGACGATTCCGGGGAGACCGACGAGGATCAGAAGCTGCGCTTCGAGAGCCGCAAGATCCTCGGCATCCCCGACCTGCGGGTCAGCGGCACCTGTGTGCGGGTTCCGGTGTTCACCGGGCACTCGCTGTCCATCAACGCCGAATTCGCCCAGCCGCTCTCGCCCGAGCGGGCCCGTGACCTGCTCGAGGGCGCACCGGGTGTCAAGCTGGTCGATGTGCCCACGCCGCTGGCGGCCGCCGGTGTCGACGAATCGCTGGTCGGGCGCATCCGGCACGACCCGGGGGTGCCCGATGGGCGAGGCCTGGCGCTGTTCGTCTCGGGCGACAACCTGCGCAAGGGAGCGGCGCTCAACACCATCCAGATCGCCGAGCTGTTGGCCGCCGAAATACGCCCAGCATTGTGA
- a CDS encoding aspartate kinase, producing the protein MALVVQKYGGSSVADADRIRRVAERIVATKKQGNDVVVVVSAMGDTTDDLLDLAQQVCPAPPPRELDMLLTAGERISNALVAMAIESLGAQARSFTGSQAGVITTGTHGNAKIIEVTPGRLQTALDEGRIVLVAGFQGVSQDTRDVTTLGRGGSDTTAVALAAALGADVCEIYTDVDGIFSADPRIVHNARRLDAVTFEEMLEMAACGAKVLMLRCVEYARRYNIPVHVRSSYSDKPGTLVTGSIKDKPMEDPILTGVAHDRSEAKVTIVGLPDIPGYAAKVFRAVADADVNIDMVLQNVSKVEDGRTDITFTCSRDSGPTAVEKLDSLKDEIGFTQLLYDDHIGKVSLVGAGMRSHPGVTATFCEALAAVGVNIELISTSEIRISVLCRDTELDKAVVALHEAFGLGGEESATVYAGTGR; encoded by the coding sequence GTGGCGCTCGTCGTGCAAAAGTACGGCGGATCCTCGGTGGCCGACGCCGATCGGATCCGCCGCGTGGCTGAGCGCATCGTCGCGACCAAGAAGCAGGGCAACGACGTCGTCGTGGTGGTGTCGGCGATGGGTGACACCACCGACGACCTGCTGGACCTGGCCCAGCAGGTCTGCCCGGCCCCGCCGCCGCGGGAACTCGACATGCTGCTGACCGCCGGCGAGCGCATCTCCAACGCCCTGGTGGCCATGGCGATCGAATCGCTGGGCGCACAGGCCCGCTCGTTCACCGGCTCGCAGGCCGGGGTGATCACCACCGGCACCCACGGCAACGCGAAGATCATCGAAGTCACGCCCGGGCGGCTGCAAACCGCGCTCGACGAGGGGCGCATCGTGCTGGTCGCCGGATTCCAGGGCGTCAGCCAGGACACCCGAGACGTCACCACGCTGGGCCGCGGTGGCTCGGACACCACGGCGGTCGCGTTGGCGGCCGCGCTCGGCGCCGACGTCTGCGAGATCTACACCGACGTGGACGGCATCTTCAGCGCGGACCCGAGGATCGTGCACAACGCCCGCAGGTTGGACGCGGTGACCTTCGAGGAGATGCTCGAGATGGCGGCCTGCGGCGCCAAGGTACTCATGCTGCGGTGCGTGGAATACGCTCGCCGCTACAACATTCCGGTGCACGTCCGGTCGTCGTACTCGGATAAGCCGGGCACCCTCGTAACCGGATCGATCAAGGACAAACCCATGGAAGACCCCATCCTCACCGGAGTCGCACACGACCGCAGCGAGGCCAAGGTGACCATCGTCGGGCTGCCCGACATCCCGGGCTATGCTGCCAAGGTCTTCCGGGCCGTCGCCGACGCCGACGTGAACATCGACATGGTGCTGCAGAACGTCTCCAAGGTCGAGGACGGCAGGACCGACATCACCTTCACCTGTTCCCGCGACAGCGGGCCCACCGCGGTGGAGAAGCTGGACTCGCTGAAGGACGAAATCGGGTTCACCCAGCTGCTCTACGACGACCACATCGGCAAGGTGTCGCTGGTGGGGGCGGGCATGCGCAGCCATCCCGGAGTCACCGCGACCTTCTGCGAGGCGCTGGCGGCCGTGGGCGTCAACATCGAGCTGATCTCCACCTCCGAGATCCGCATCTCGGTGCTGTGCCGCGACACCGAACTGGACAAGGCGGTCGTCGCGCTGCACGAGGCGTTCGGGCTCGGCGGCGAGGAGTCGGCGACGGTGTATGCGGGGACGGGCCGGTAG
- the leuA gene encoding 2-isopropylmalate synthase, whose product MTNPDSPDAYSSARTVVKPAGPAAPDQPTWNPQRGSSMPVSRYRPFGEEVEPIRLPDRSWPDRVITRAPLWCAVDLRDGNQALIDPMSPARKRRMFELLVCMGYKEIEVGFPSASQTDFDFVREIIEQNAIPDDVTIQVLTQCRDELIERTFEACEGAPRAIVHFYNSTSILQRRVVFRADRTAVREIAVQGARKCVEEAAKHPGTRWRFEYSPESYTGTELEYAKQVCDAVGAVIRPTPDNPIIFNLPATVEMATPNVYADSIEWMSRNLANRESVILSLHPHNDRGTAVAAAELGYQAGADRIEGCLFGNGERTGNVCLVTLGLNLFSRGVDPQIDFSNIDEIRRTVEYCNQLPVHERHPYGGDLVYTAFSGSHQDAINKGLDQMKLDADAADVDIDDMLWQVPYLPIDPKDVGRTYEAVIRVNSQSGKGGVAYIMKADHGLALPRRLQIEFSQVIQKIAEGTAGEGGEVSPKEMWDAFSEEYLAPVWPLERIKQRVEASEDDGGSTSVAATVKINGEETEISGIGNGPLAAFVHALGKVGFDIAVLDYSEHAMSAGDDAQAAAYVEASVAIASAAQPGEAGRHADNTVAIASAAQPGEAGRHADAPRRTVWGVGIAPSITTASLRAVVSAVNRASRN is encoded by the coding sequence GTGACCAATCCTGATTCCCCCGACGCCTACAGTTCGGCCCGTACCGTCGTCAAACCCGCCGGCCCGGCCGCGCCCGACCAACCCACGTGGAATCCCCAGCGCGGGTCGTCGATGCCGGTCAGCCGGTACCGGCCGTTCGGCGAGGAAGTCGAGCCCATCCGGCTTCCCGACCGCAGCTGGCCCGACCGCGTCATCACCCGCGCGCCGCTGTGGTGCGCCGTGGATCTGCGCGACGGAAACCAGGCGCTGATCGACCCGATGAGCCCGGCACGCAAGCGCCGCATGTTCGAGCTGCTGGTGTGCATGGGCTACAAGGAGATCGAGGTCGGATTCCCGTCGGCCAGCCAGACCGACTTCGACTTCGTCCGCGAGATCATCGAGCAGAACGCCATTCCCGACGACGTCACGATCCAGGTGCTGACCCAGTGCCGCGACGAGCTGATCGAGCGCACCTTCGAGGCATGCGAGGGCGCGCCGCGGGCCATCGTGCACTTCTACAACTCGACGTCGATCCTGCAGCGCCGCGTGGTCTTTCGCGCCGACCGGACCGCCGTGCGGGAGATCGCCGTTCAGGGCGCGCGCAAGTGCGTCGAGGAGGCCGCCAAGCATCCGGGCACGCGGTGGCGGTTCGAATACTCGCCGGAGTCTTACACCGGCACCGAGCTGGAATACGCCAAGCAGGTCTGCGACGCCGTCGGCGCGGTGATCCGACCGACGCCGGACAACCCGATCATCTTCAACCTGCCCGCCACCGTGGAGATGGCCACGCCCAACGTCTACGCCGACTCCATCGAGTGGATGAGCCGCAATCTGGCAAACCGGGAGTCCGTCATCCTGAGCCTGCATCCGCACAACGACCGCGGAACCGCCGTCGCCGCAGCCGAATTGGGCTATCAGGCGGGTGCCGACCGGATCGAGGGCTGCCTGTTCGGCAACGGAGAACGGACGGGGAACGTCTGCCTGGTGACGCTGGGGCTGAACCTGTTCTCCCGCGGCGTGGACCCGCAGATCGACTTCTCCAACATCGACGAGATCCGCCGCACGGTCGAGTACTGCAACCAGCTGCCGGTACACGAGCGTCACCCCTACGGAGGTGACCTGGTCTACACCGCGTTCTCCGGCAGCCATCAGGACGCCATCAACAAGGGCCTTGACCAGATGAAGCTGGATGCGGACGCCGCAGATGTCGACATCGACGACATGCTCTGGCAGGTGCCGTATCTGCCCATCGACCCCAAGGACGTCGGGCGCACCTACGAGGCGGTGATCCGGGTCAACTCGCAGTCCGGCAAGGGCGGGGTGGCCTACATCATGAAGGCCGACCACGGCCTGGCCCTGCCGCGACGGCTGCAGATCGAGTTTTCCCAGGTGATCCAAAAGATCGCGGAGGGCACTGCCGGCGAGGGCGGCGAGGTCTCGCCGAAGGAAATGTGGGACGCGTTCTCCGAGGAATACCTCGCCCCGGTGTGGCCGCTGGAGCGGATAAAGCAGCGGGTCGAGGCCTCCGAGGATGACGGCGGCAGCACCAGCGTCGCCGCGACCGTCAAGATCAACGGCGAGGAGACCGAGATCAGCGGTATCGGCAACGGTCCGCTGGCCGCATTCGTCCACGCGCTGGGCAAAGTCGGGTTCGACATAGCCGTCCTGGATTACTCGGAGCACGCGATGAGCGCCGGCGACGATGCCCAGGCGGCGGCGTATGTCGAGGCTTCCGTGGCGATCGCGAGCGCGGCACAGCCGGGCGAAGCGGGTCGACACGCAGACAACACCGTGGCGATCGCGAGCGCGGCACAGCCGGGCGAAGCGGGTCGACACGCGGATGCCCCGAGACGAACCGTGTGGGGCGTGGGTATCGCTCCGTCGATCACCACCGCGTCGCTGCGGGCCGTGGTCTCGGCAGTCAACCGCGCTTCCCGAAATTAG